In Burkholderia sp. WP9, a genomic segment contains:
- the nusA gene encoding transcription termination factor NusA, which produces MSREVLMLVDALAREKNVDKDVVFAALEAALASASKKLFEEDADIRVHIDRESGEHETFRRWKVVPDEAGLQEPDQEILLFEAREQKPEIQLDEFIEEPVPSIEFGRIGAQAAKQVILQKVRDAEREQILNDFLERGEHIMTGSVKRLDKGNFIVETGRVEALLRRDQLIPKENLRVGDRVRAYIAKVDRTARGPQIELSRTAPEFLMKLFEMEVPEIEQGLLEIKAAARDPGVRAKIGVVAYDKRIDPIGTCVGIRGSRVQAVRNELGGENVDIVLWSEDPAQFVIGALAPAAVQSIVVDEEKHSMDVVVDENELAVAIGRSGQNVRLASELTGWQINIMTPDESAQKQNQERGVLRDLFMARLDVDEEVADILIDEGFTSLEEIAYVPLNEMLEIEAFDEDTVHELRNRSRDALLTLAIANEEKVENVALDLKSLDGMDADLLAKLAEHQIQTRDELAELAVDELVEMTGMEEDAAKALIMKAREHWFQ; this is translated from the coding sequence ATGAGTCGCGAAGTGTTGATGCTGGTGGATGCGCTGGCACGCGAGAAGAATGTCGACAAAGACGTGGTATTTGCCGCGCTCGAAGCGGCTCTCGCTTCGGCCTCCAAGAAACTCTTCGAAGAAGATGCGGATATCCGCGTCCATATCGACCGTGAAAGCGGCGAGCACGAAACGTTTCGCCGCTGGAAAGTGGTGCCGGACGAAGCCGGTTTGCAGGAACCGGATCAGGAAATTCTGCTGTTCGAAGCACGCGAACAGAAGCCCGAGATTCAACTCGACGAATTCATCGAAGAACCGGTGCCGTCGATCGAATTCGGCCGGATCGGCGCGCAGGCTGCCAAGCAGGTGATCCTGCAGAAGGTGCGCGACGCCGAACGCGAACAGATCCTGAATGACTTCCTCGAGCGCGGCGAGCACATCATGACCGGCTCGGTGAAGCGCCTGGATAAGGGCAACTTCATCGTCGAAACCGGCCGTGTCGAAGCGCTGCTGCGCCGCGATCAGCTGATTCCGAAGGAAAACCTGCGCGTGGGCGACCGCGTGCGTGCCTATATCGCGAAGGTCGATCGCACCGCGCGCGGTCCGCAGATCGAACTGTCGCGTACGGCGCCCGAATTCCTGATGAAGCTGTTCGAGATGGAAGTGCCGGAAATCGAGCAAGGTCTGCTGGAAATCAAGGCGGCCGCGCGGGATCCGGGCGTGCGCGCCAAGATCGGCGTGGTCGCGTACGACAAGCGCATCGATCCGATCGGCACTTGCGTCGGCATCCGCGGCTCGCGCGTGCAGGCGGTGCGCAACGAGCTCGGTGGCGAAAACGTCGACATCGTGCTATGGTCGGAGGATCCCGCTCAGTTTGTGATCGGCGCCCTCGCGCCGGCAGCCGTCCAATCGATCGTCGTCGATGAAGAAAAGCATTCAATGGACGTCGTCGTAGACGAAAACGAACTGGCGGTCGCGATCGGCCGCAGCGGCCAGAACGTGCGTCTTGCCAGCGAACTCACCGGCTGGCAGATCAACATCATGACGCCGGACGAATCTGCGCAAAAGCAGAATCAGGAGCGCGGCGTACTGCGTGACCTGTTCATGGCGCGTCTCGATGTCGACGAAGAAGTGGCCGACATCCTGATCGACGAAGGCTTTACGAGCCTCGAAGAGATCGCTTATGTGCCGCTCAACGAAATGCTCGAAATCGAAGCATTCGACGAAGACACTGTTCACGAACTGCGTAATCGCTCGCGCGACGCGCTGTTGACGCTGGCGATCGCGAATGAAGAAAAGGTCGAAAATGTAGCGCTCGACCTGAAGAGCCTGGACGGCATGGACGCCG
- the rimP gene encoding ribosome maturation factor RimP, with the protein MQLTELIETTVVGLGYELVDFERTGRGMMCIYIDQPAGIAIEDCEKVTRQLQHVLTVENIDYERLEVSSPGLDRPLKKLADFERFAGSEVVITLKKPLDGRKSYRGILHAPQGETIGLEFEGKEGAAMLDFTLADMDKARLVPKVDFRSRKQ; encoded by the coding sequence GTGCAACTGACGGAACTGATTGAAACCACGGTCGTGGGACTCGGCTACGAGCTCGTCGACTTCGAGCGCACCGGGCGCGGCATGATGTGTATCTATATCGACCAGCCGGCCGGCATCGCGATCGAAGACTGCGAGAAAGTCACGCGTCAGCTCCAGCACGTTCTGACGGTCGAAAATATCGATTACGAGCGGCTTGAAGTGTCGTCGCCGGGTCTCGACCGCCCGCTGAAGAAACTGGCGGATTTCGAACGCTTCGCAGGCAGCGAAGTGGTAATCACATTGAAAAAGCCATTGGACGGACGGAAATCGTACCGGGGCATCCTGCATGCTCCGCAAGGCGAGACGATCGGTCTGGAATTTGAAGGGAAGGAAGGCGCCGCGATGCTCGATTTCACGCTCGCGGACATGGACAAAGCACGCCTCGTTCCGAAAGTTGACTTTAGGAGCCGCAAACAATGA
- the rluB gene encoding 23S rRNA pseudouridine(2605) synthase RluB, with the protein MTHTHDTDSSESERAVPSARADETRTTQASAGEGERPAQTTEADGEDRPRRGLRRGPRSLIARRRAGAKTKGAEGGPAQEAPVVSEAPPDGEVVAQVRMPRKDAGAKGQGSRRNAGGARREGAPREGAPREGQREGAPREGQRERQPREGGQRQNRRGGEAPAAAAEAGQDDLFSYVTSPAFDADNSATGGVRAPMLRRGKPAAPKRVLAADDDAPKLHKVLAEAGMGSRRDMEELIVAGRVSVNGEPAHIGQRIMPTDQVRINGKPVKRKLANKPPRVLLYHKPTGEIVSHADPEGRPSVFDKLPPMKTAKWLAVGRLDFNTEGLLMLTTSGDLANRFMHPRYSVEREYAVRVVGELAEGMRQKLLHGVELDDGPANFLRIRDGGGEGTNHWYHVALAEGRNREVRRMFEAAGLMVSRLIRTRHGPISLPKGLKRGRWEELEDNQVRALMASVGLKAPTEDKGSRREAPERKQPDPMQTSMGFINREPVLMSHSRFEQQQPRGQGRRGAAGGGFGGAASGGGFGGGGYGNRGAGRGASGLGGPMGGGAGGPRGGREVDGNRAPSGNGNRAAGGKRPGGAGANPGNGGGSRGPGGNRGGNANRAGGGNANPGGANRGGGAPRGRSRGR; encoded by the coding sequence TTGACACATACCCACGACACCGATTCGTCCGAATCCGAGCGCGCCGTGCCGTCGGCTCGCGCTGACGAAACGCGCACCACGCAAGCGTCGGCAGGCGAGGGCGAGCGCCCGGCGCAGACCACGGAAGCAGATGGTGAAGACCGTCCGCGCCGCGGCCTGCGTCGCGGTCCGCGCAGCCTGATCGCCCGGCGCCGCGCCGGCGCGAAGACGAAGGGCGCCGAAGGCGGCCCCGCGCAAGAGGCGCCGGTTGTCAGCGAGGCGCCGCCGGACGGCGAGGTCGTCGCGCAAGTGCGTATGCCGCGCAAAGATGCCGGCGCGAAGGGTCAGGGGTCACGCCGCAATGCGGGCGGCGCGCGCCGCGAAGGCGCACCGCGCGAAGGTGCGCCTCGTGAGGGTCAACGCGAAGGTGCGCCTCGTGAAGGTCAGCGCGAGCGTCAGCCGCGCGAAGGCGGCCAGCGTCAGAACCGCCGCGGCGGTGAAGCGCCGGCGGCTGCGGCGGAAGCCGGTCAGGACGATCTGTTCTCGTACGTCACATCGCCCGCGTTCGACGCGGACAATAGCGCCACCGGTGGCGTGCGCGCGCCGATGCTGCGCCGTGGCAAGCCGGCCGCGCCCAAGCGCGTGCTGGCAGCGGATGACGACGCACCGAAGTTGCACAAGGTGCTGGCCGAGGCCGGCATGGGTTCGCGTCGCGACATGGAAGAGCTGATTGTCGCCGGCCGCGTGTCGGTAAATGGCGAGCCGGCTCACATCGGCCAGCGCATCATGCCGACCGACCAGGTTCGCATCAACGGCAAGCCGGTCAAGCGCAAGCTCGCCAACAAGCCGCCGCGCGTGCTGCTTTATCACAAACCGACCGGCGAAATCGTCAGCCATGCCGATCCGGAAGGCCGTCCTTCGGTGTTCGACAAACTGCCGCCGATGAAAACCGCCAAGTGGCTCGCGGTCGGCCGTCTCGACTTCAACACGGAAGGTCTGCTGATGCTGACCACGTCGGGCGATCTGGCGAACCGTTTCATGCACCCGCGTTACAGCGTCGAGCGTGAATATGCGGTGCGGGTGGTCGGCGAACTGGCGGAAGGTATGCGCCAGAAGCTGCTGCACGGCGTCGAACTGGACGACGGCCCGGCGAACTTCCTGCGGATTCGTGACGGCGGCGGCGAAGGCACGAATCACTGGTATCACGTCGCGCTCGCCGAAGGGCGTAACCGCGAAGTGCGTCGTATGTTCGAAGCGGCCGGCCTGATGGTCAGCCGCCTGATCCGCACCCGTCACGGCCCGATTTCGCTGCCGAAGGGCCTCAAGCGCGGGCGCTGGGAAGAGCTCGAAGACAACCAGGTGCGTGCGCTGATGGCGTCGGTGGGCCTGAAGGCACCGACCGAAGACAAGGGCAGCCGCCGGGAAGCGCCGGAGCGTAAGCAGCCGGATCCGATGCAGACGTCGATGGGCTTCATCAACCGTGAGCCCGTGTTGATGTCGCATAGCCGTTTCGAACAGCAGCAACCGCGCGGCCAAGGCCGCCGTGGTGCGGCGGGTGGTGGATTCGGTGGCGCTGCGAGCGGCGGCGGCTTTGGCGGTGGCGGTTACGGCAATCGCGGTGCCGGCCGCGGCGCGAGTGGGCTCGGCGGTCCGATGGGCGGCGGTGCGGGCGGCCCGCGCGGCGGGCGGGAGGTCGACGGTAATCGTGCGCCGTCGGGCAATGGCAATCGTGCGGCGGGCGGCAAGCGTCCCGGCGGTGCGGGTGCCAATCCCGGCAATGGCGGCGGTAGCCGCGGGCCGGGCGGCAATCGCGGTGGCAACGCCAACCGCGCGGGTGGCGGCAATGCCAACCCGGGCGGCGCCAATCGCGGCGGTGGCGCGCCGCGCGGCCGTTCGCGCGGCCGTTAA